The following coding sequences are from one Anolis sagrei isolate rAnoSag1 chromosome 6, rAnoSag1.mat, whole genome shotgun sequence window:
- the LTB4R gene encoding leukotriene B4 receptor 1, with product MNISKNATQNITSSVGPLPGSTVGQVVLSLAFILGLPGNAFVVWSAGCLVRKRTVTCLLILHLAIADLIVLLTAPIFLRFLSVGRWEMGEVICQACYYICGVSMYASVSLIALMSLDRCLAISWPFVSQKIRTRSTIRILVSVIWVVGFFLAIPVLIYRREVNMSGRLICQLSYPDPMSKHLVFHNLFETITGFVLPFIAIIYSYGTINRRLKETRFRRKRRTNHLISLIVLAFALFWLPYHVVNLLDVVGVWSNSKEVKSAGEMGRPTLIALAFFSSSVNPILYAFSGGSFIRSAGFGFMAKLFEGTASEMSSTRQGTMQGSQQLGNSKIKHLNHENPEFLTMSTNPTTGGSSQEGGDASKPLQSPYKPTEEQYEL from the coding sequence ATGAATATTTCTAAGAATGCAACCCAGAATATAACCAGTTCAGTGGGTCCTCTCCCAGGATCAACTGTAGGCCAGGTTGTCCTCTCACTCGCCTTCATCCTGGGTCTCCCTGGCAATGCTTTCGTCGTGTGGAGTGCAGGTTGCCTTGTCCGCAAGCGCACTGTCACCTGCCTTCTCATCCTCCACTTGGCCATAGCTGATTTGATTGTACTCCTCACAGCACCTATCTTTCTCCGTTTTCTAAGTGTTGGCAGATGGGAAATGGGTGAAGTCATCTGCCAGGCATGCTATTACATCTGCGGAGTTAGCATGTATGCCAGTGTTTCCCTTATCGCTCTCATGAGCCTTGACCGCTGCTTGGCTATCTCCTGGCCCTTTGTCTCCCAGAAGATCCGCACAAGAAGTACCATACGCATTTTGGTTTCTGTTATCTGGGTGGTTGGCTTTTTCTTGGCCATCCCTGTACTCATCTACAGAAGGGAAGTAAATATGAGTGGACGGCTCATTTGTCAACTCAGCTACCCTGACCCCATGTCCAAGCACCTGGTTTTCCACAATCTCTTTGAAACCATCACTGGGTTTGTTCTTCCTTTCATTGCCATAATCTACAGCTACGGGACCATAAACCGACGGCTGAAGGAGACACGGTTCCGCCGGAAGCGACGGACAAACCACCTCATCAGTCTCATTGTGTTAGCTTTTGCTCTTTTTTGGCTCCCATACCATGTGGTTAACCTTTTGGATGTGGTTGGTGTCTGGAGCAATTCCAAGGAGGTAAAAAGTGCAGGAGAAATGGGTAGACCTACTTTGATTGCCTTAGCCTTCTTTAGCAGTAGCGTCAACCCCATCCTGTATgctttcagtggtggctcctttatccggtccgctggctttggcTTCATGGCCAAGCTCTTTGAAGGGACAGCCTCTGAAATGTCCAGCACCAGACAAGGCACCATGCAAGGAAGTCAACAGCTTGGAAATTCAAAGATCAAACACTTAAATCATGAGAATCCTGAATTTCTGACTATGTCTACTAACCCAACAACTGGTGGATCATCTCAAGAAGGTGGGGATGCTTCCAAGCCCCTCCAGTCACCTTACAAACCCACTGAAGAGCAATATGAGCTTTGA